In a single window of the Littorina saxatilis isolate snail1 linkage group LG5, US_GU_Lsax_2.0, whole genome shotgun sequence genome:
- the LOC138966046 gene encoding cytochrome c oxidase subunit 5B, mitochondrial-like — translation MATTLLRTSAGVLRRTVAFNAARASSGGGPPIDHQAGKVASDKVSMPDTLGHAVGIERYELLAKLAGNEDPFEMNVKKRAKGTVDEPTLIPSLYEKRLVGCICEEDAVSINWMYLHKGEPKRCECGYWFKLSDLQQ, via the exons ATGGCGACgactttgctgaggacaagtgcCGGTGTGCTGAGGCGAACTGTAGCCTTTAACGCAGCCAGAGCTTCCTCTGGCGGTGGCCCACCAATTGACCACCAGGCAGGAAAAGTTG CCTCAGACAAGGTGTCTATGCCGGATACTTTAGGCCATGCTGTCGGCATTGAACGTTATGAATTGCTTGCTAAACTAGCAGGCAATGAG GATCCTTTTGAGATGAATGTAAAGAAGAGGGCAAAGGGAACAGTTGACGAGCCAACATTGATTCCatccctgtatgaaaagcgaTTGGTTGGCTGCATCT GTGAGGAAGACGCTGTCAGTATAAACTGGATGTACCTTCACAAGGGGGAACCTAAGCGCTGTGAATGTGGCTACTGGTTCAAACTCTCTGACCTGCAACAATAG